The following nucleotide sequence is from Endozoicomonas sp. GU-1.
TAGCCACGGTCGAACTGCATGCCTTCAACCACTTCCAGTTCGTTTTCCAGGCCGCTGCCTTCTTCAACAGTGATAACGCCTTCTTTGCCAACTTTTTCCATGGCTTCGGCGATGATCTGGCCAACCAGTTCATCGGAGTTGGCAGAGATAGTACCAACCTGTGCGATGGATTTGCTGTCGGCACAAGGAGTAGACATAGCCTTCAGCTGCTCAACGACAGCAATGACCGCCTTGTCGATACCGCGCTTGAGATCCATTGGATTCATGCCGGCCGCAACGTACTTAAGGCCTTCGTTCAGGATAGACTGAGCCAGAACGGTCGCCGTAGTGGTACCGTCACCGGCCTGATCGTTAGCCTGGGAAGCCACTTCCTTAACCAGCTGGGCGCCCATGTTCTGGAACTTGTCTTTCAGCTCGATTTCCTTGGCCACAGACACACCATCTTTAGTGATGGTAGGCGCGCCAAAAGACTTCTCCAGCAGAACGTTACGGCCCTTGGGACCCAGAGTAGCTTTTACAGCGTCAGCCAGGATGTTGACGCCCTTGAGCATTTCTTTGCGAGCTTCGTCGCCAAATTTAACTTGTTTAGCTGCCATGGTTGGTGACCCTGTGCACTATTTTGTGAAATCGGAAAAATACCGTGTGATTGCCTGACAATCAGCCTTCCAGAACGGCGGAAATGTCACTTTCAGACAGAATGATCAGCTCTTCACCATCAATCTTCACGGTGTTTGAGTCTGCATACTTGCCGAAGATAACCTTGTCACCAACGTTAACGCCAACAGGACGCTTTTCACCATTGTCCAGAAACACGCCATCGCCGACTGCAACCACAATGCCCTGGTTAGGCTTTTCAGCGGCAGAACCTGGCAGTACGATGCCACCAGCAGAGGTAGTTTCTTCTTCGACACGACGAACGACCACGCGATCACGCAACGGACGGATTTTCATCGATTCTTTCTCCAACAGTTTGCTTATGCCGTGCAACCTTTTACAGGCTGCTCGCTATCAACGTAATGGCAGTAAAACGATGTACTATCGCTTCACTATGGCCCGGTTTACCCGAACCTCCCTGGTATGCACCCGGGATGAAGTTTACTTTGGCACAGGCCTTTACTAACAGCTCAAGGCCTTGCCGAAGTCTTATCAGGTGTTCCCCTTAGTATGGGTAGCTGGCGCAGTTTTCAAGAGGCAGATGGAAAAAAAACTGACTTTTCCACAAAACTGAGGTTCTAAACTCAAGAAAGAGTGAAAAATTCGTTATATGCTCGCAAATCAAGGCTTATCAATTAATGGTGCTTTTGGCTTCCGGAACGACCATCATCATTTTCCCGGGTATAGTCCCCATCAATGGTGTGGTTGAGATGGGTTTGATCATGACGCCATGATGGCTCACGACGATACTCAGCCTCATAAATATTGGTGTGCTGCACATTGACCCCGCTCACTTTCAGCCAGCGCCGGATCAGCAGCTGACGAACCGGTGGAATCAACAGGAATACCCCCAGAAAATCAGTGATAAAAC
It contains:
- a CDS encoding co-chaperone GroES; amino-acid sequence: MKIRPLRDRVVVRRVEEETTSAGGIVLPGSAAEKPNQGIVVAVGDGVFLDNGEKRPVGVNVGDKVIFGKYADSNTVKIDGEELIILSESDISAVLEG